From the genome of Mixophyes fleayi isolate aMixFle1 chromosome 2, aMixFle1.hap1, whole genome shotgun sequence, one region includes:
- the LOC142139912 gene encoding ciliary microtubule-associated protein 3-like gives MERKPEYLRRICFESRQDRKCFPNSCAPDRLGIELAPIRGAPNVGPGRYNIEEFTNLKHLQQRKPLSKKGYCLGARTAPRFPPDSKMVTAGPADYQSDC, from the exons ATGGAGCGCAAACCAG AATATTTGCGAAGAATTTGTTTTGAGAGCAGACAGGACAGGAAATGTTTCCCTAATTCCTGTGCCCCAGACCGCCTGGgtattgaattggcccctattaGAGGAGCTCCAAATGTGGGACCCGGGCGCTACAACATTGAGGAG TTTACCAACCTGAAGCACCTTCAGCAGAGGAAACCGCTGAGTAAGAAGGGGTACTGTTTGGGAGCCAGGACTGCACCCCGCTTCCCCCCAGATAGTAAG ATGGTTACTGCTGGTCCAGCGGATTATCAGTCTGACTGT